One genomic segment of Hordeum vulgare subsp. vulgare chromosome 2H, MorexV3_pseudomolecules_assembly, whole genome shotgun sequence includes these proteins:
- the LOC123427686 gene encoding CAP-Gly domain-containing linker protein 1-like isoform X1 yields the protein MAFKQVFCALREVFPQVDLRILKAVASQYSSDVDAAVGFVLSDVIPAVSEPTETVFTLQDVEYAEHDHADSRKSNLHSGGTTLVDLGTKEDASGLFGTSAVSSGTFCECNPFSDYDGPFHSNNKIEKCSQVEDKVVINETRIPTTVMNSLLQEHYALVGLSSTSATEPHMIEYEQSDSGGCNDHCAAEKDEVTPETEIGNHKHSNDNYELSDLLASSGNMLPLFIESPSDCAVKHGGQVALKLSDEVTRHDFAKSEDNCYLETLLVNFHSKEDKQTSKNLPIALTVHTLSNPKDNNDLQILFENKDNAVEELGALCTAENTPELHKSANDGNLYNLFGDLCTADETTKVPLNSTEEENEQSLYKLYDQHKLFDLFASSKIVDNSLQAFQEKGDSETVHNEELSSIHLNNRGTFTSTCNFDGDKHYSLCPMVELDADQPNEGWMMPGADKSEGFLDNSTQPFHITEINKNISDITKSKELLSCLYESTIMKMKEVELQEEKSRLAKQNADKAHQNFLAMAEHFNQLIENSKESNDKQAQVVCEENCSLVALTQNLQSKLTKLAAQRNEALAAVQEIKFQLDARLATSMEEEATAREQIIQEDKLALLVRKEKEATMGSIMEESRKLQKEAEENILLREQLLDRGHIIDIMQGEISSIHARVSKLKSALVTTSSSANSSHKDDCKSASVDIDRPLGGDENRDDQDHTTSSDDDEWEVLEAN from the exons ATGGCATTCAAGCAGGTCTTCTGCGCCCTGCGAGAGGTCTTCCCGCAG GTTGATCTTCGAATATTGAAGGCTGTAGCCAGTCAGTATTCGTCTGATGTCGATGCAGCTGTTGGATTTGTTCTTTCCGATGTCATTCCAGCAGTAAGCGAACCTACCGAAACAGTTTTTACACTCCAAGATGTTGAGTATGCAGAACACGACCATGCTGACT CCAGGAAGTCTAACTTACATTCTGGAGGGACAACATTGGTGGATCTAGGAACTAAAGAGGATGCCAGTGGCCTATTCGGAACTTCAGCTGTGAGTAGTGGCACTTTTTGTGAATGTAATCCATTTTCGGATTATGATGGCCCATTCCACAGTAACAACAAGATAGAAAAATGTTCCCAGGTCGAGGATAAGGTGGTGATAAATGAAACAAGAATTCCTACAACAGTGATGAACAGCCTTCTTCAGGAGCATTATGCTCTGGTTGGATTGTCATCGACATCTGCAACGGAGCCACATATGATAGAGTATGAGCAGTCTGATTCAGGAGGATGTAATGATCATTGTGCAGCTGAAAAAGATGAAGTAACTCCAGAGACTGAAATAGGCAACCACAAGCATTCCAATGATAATTATGAGCTATCAGATTTGCTTGCCTCTTCTGGGAATATGTTGCCATTATTTATTGAGAGCCCTTCAGATTGTGCAGTGAAACATGGAGGGCAAGTGGCTCTGAAACTCTCTGATGAGGTAACTAGACATGATTTCGCCAAGTCAGAAGATAACTGTTACTTGGAAACCTTACTTGTGAATTTTCACTCAAAGGAAGACAAACAAACATCAAAGAACTTGCCAATTGCTCTAACTGTCCATACGCTCTCCAACCCAAAGGATAATAATGACTtacaaattctgtttgaaaacaaagataatgctGTAGAAGAGTTGGGTGCACTCTGCACTGCCGAAAATACCCCTGAACTCCACAAGTCAGCAAATGATGGCAACTTATACAATTTATTTGGCGATCTATGCACAGCTGACGAGACAACAAAAGTACCTTTGAATTCTACTGAGGAGGAAAATGAGCAGTCTTTGTACAAGCTATATGATCAACACAAGCTATTTGACTTATTTGCCTCATCCAAAATCGTCGATAATTCATTACAAGCCTTTCAAGAAAAGGGTGATTCTGAGACAGTTCATAATGAGGAGCTATCTTCAATACATCTCAATAATCGTGGAACTTTTACTAGTACGTGCAATTTCGATGGTGATAAGCACTACTCCTTATGCCCAATGGTTGAGCTTGATGCAGATCAGCCTAACGAAGGATGGATGATGCCTGGTGCAGATAAAAGTGAGGGATTTCTCGATAACTCCACTCAGCCATTTCATATCACTGAAATAAACAAGAATATTTCTGATATCACTAAAAGCAAG GAATTATTGAGCTGTTTGTATGAATCAACAATCATGAAAATGAAAGAGGTTGAGCTTCAGGAGGAAAAGTCTCGACTAGCAAAACAAAATGCTGACAAGGCACATCAAAATTTTCTTGCCATGGCAGAGCACTTTAATCAGCTCATTGAGAATTCCAAAGAGTCAAATGATAAG CAAGCTCAAGTAGTGTGTGAAGAAAATTGTTCGTTGGTGGCTCTCACTCAGAACCTTCAGTCTAAGCTTACCAAATTGGCTGCTCAAAGAAACGAAGCGCTTGCAGCTGTTCAGGAG ATTAAATTTCAACTAGATGCACGTCTAGCAACTTCGATGGAGGAAGAGGCTACAGCAAGGGAGCAAATTATTCAAGAAGATAAATTAGCTCTATTGGTACGTAAAGAGAAGGAAGCTACAATGGGGAGCATAATGGAGGAGTCAAGAAAGCTCCAAAAGGAAGCCGAAGAGAACATTTTG CTGAGAGAACAATTGTTGGACCGGGGTCACATCATTGATATCATGCA AGGAGAAATATCAAGCATCCACGCCCGTGTAAGCAAGCTTAAATCAGCCTTGGTGACAACTAGCAGCTCAGCTAATTCTTCCCACAAGGATGACTGCAAGAGCGCGTCAGTTGACATAGACCGTCCTTTGGGGGGCGATGAGAACAGAGATGATCAGGACCATACCACATCTTCTGATGACGACGAATGGGAAGTGCTAGAAGCAAATTAA
- the LOC123427685 gene encoding putative DNA ligase 4, protein MAATVRFGLLVAMFQAMTKDRTSAKKRGRLRTFLDRAYGASGRDDYFSALRLILPSLDRERGSYGLKEAALAAALVEALGIAKDSPDAVRLTNWRRGGGGRNAGNFSLVAAEVLQRRQGMTSGGLTIKEVNDALDRLSASDTRSEKASVLSSLIKKTNALEMKWLLMIIIKDLKLGISEKSIFHEFHPDAEDLFNVTCDLKLVCEKLNDRSQRHKRQDIEVGKAVRPQLAMRVGNASSAWKKLHGKPVVAECKFDGDRIQIHKNGEEIHFFSRTFLDHSEYTSGMSKFIKENILVDRCILDGEMLVWDTALNRFAEFGSNQEIAKAASEGLETNRQLCYIAFDILYSGDTSVIHQSLTERHEILRKVVKSLKGRLEILVPTGGLNTHRSPDEPCWSIFAPSIEDVEKFFKETVENRDEGIVLKDLDSKWEPGDRSGKWLKLKPDYIHAGADLDVIIIGGYYGSGRRGGEVAQFLVGLAVSSDDNSHPKRFLSFCRVGTGLSDEELATLVAKLKPHFSKSGTPKKTPRFYEVTNNSKERPDVWIESPDKSVLLSITSDIRTIKSEVFAAPYCLRFPRIQRVRYDKPWHECLDVQSFVEIVHSSNGSMHKAEDDKSLKNDNLKNPKINKRGEKKNVSIIPSHLMKTDISGLKGETLIFANTMFYFVNTPPSYNLDYFHKLVVENGGSFSMNLNDSVTHCIAAEKKGIKYQAAIRHGRIIHYSWILDCCKQKLLLRLQPKYILFLADFARHKFPEEIDLYADFYYWDIDVSDLKQIFINMDKVTVDPSMVHRYKKKYYADERFCFFQGCRVYLYHAPLVNEDYNVISDLALKRVKQDLTMHGGQCCSSLAPATHLVIVSVLEVYNFDILYKSFSPAERRYLHDKRLHVVSNKWLEDSVEKQMKLPETAYNLKPDTLEEIQIERSEEKAHPSNDKTAENEEVEISHVKHARKRGRAASSSSRTVRAAPRPVRTTRARRGNKQAKIDDGEPEENGPGETGQDDEKSNTDHISRMEEDNSDKDQRPPRAAPRPVRRTSARRGTRQAKIDYRESDESGPGETGEEDQKLGTDSVVKMEEDSLDEDQGPPAGAQFITLDEREPKVVKLSAAGETTSSPKYESKETSQRTDAGEGASMAGDKIEQMVDPLHAMLLDMIPSLREDTSSDPLAKVEHDPPRARSSVSDHRVPVPGTGSSASNPVAPAPRAGSSSYSVGVPAPDPNPAAPKKKKVSYKDLADEFLKDL, encoded by the exons ATGGCGGCGACGGTGCGGTTCGGGCTGCTGGTGGCGATGTTCCAGGCCATGACGAAGGACCGCACGTCCGCGAAGAAGCGGGGCCGCCTCCGCACGTTCCTCGACCGCGCCTACGGGGCCAGCGGCAGGGACGACTACTTCAGCGCGCTCCGCCTCATCCTCCCGTCCCTCGACCGGGAGCGCGGCTCCTACGGCCTCAAGGAGgccgccctcgccgccgccctcgTCGAAGCGCTCGGCATCGCCAAGGACTCCCCCGACGCCGTCCGCCTCACCAACTggcgccgcggcggcggcggccgcaaCGCGGGCAACTTCTCCCTCGTCGCCGCCGAG GTGCTGCAGCGGAGGCAAGGAATGACTTCTGGTGGATTGACAATAAAGGAGGTTAATGACGCACTCGATCGTCTATCTGCAAGTGATACTAG GTCTGAGAAGGCTTCGGTTCTTTCAAGTCTGATCAAGAAAACCAATGCCCTTGAAATGAAGTGGCTTCTAATGATTATTATTAAAG ACTTGAAATTGGGGATCAGTGAGAAGAGCATATTCCATGAATTTCATCCTGACGCTGAGGACTTGTTCAATGTCACTTGTGACTTAAAATTGGTCTGTGAAAAGCTTAATGATCGAAGTCAAAGGCATAAACGTCAG GATATAGAAGTCGGAAAAGCTGTGAGACCTCAGCTAGCTATGAGAGTCGGTAACGCTTCATCTGCatggaagaag CTTCACGGCAAACCAGTGGTTGCTGAGTGCAAATTTGATGGCGACCGTATCCAAATTCACAAGAATGGGGAAGAGATTCATTTCTTCTCACG GACCTTTCTTGATCATTCTGAATATACATCTGGGATGTCCAAATTTATTAAGGAAAATATCCTGGTTGACAG GTGTATTTTGGACGGAGAGATGCTTGTTTGGGACACTGCGCTTAATCGGTTTGCAGAATTTGGCTCAAACCAGGAAATAG CAAAGGCCGCTAGTGAGGGACTGGAGACTAATCGACAG TTGTGCT ATATTGCTTTTGACATTCTTTATTCTGGAGACACTAGTGTTATCCACCAAAGTTTGACGGAGCGTCATGAAATTCTGCGGAAGGTTGTCAAATCTTTAAAGGGTCGTCTTGAGATTTTGGTCCCAACAGGTGGTCTAAACACCCATCGCTCCCCAG ATGAACCATGCTGGTCCATTTTTGCTCCCAGTATTGAAGACGTTGAGAAATTCTTCAAGGAGACCGTTGAAAACAG AGATGAGGGAATTGTACTGAAGGACCTTGATTCCAAATGGGAACCTGGTGATCGAAGTGGAAAGTGGCTTAAACTAAAGCCTGATTATATACATGCTGGTGCTGATCTGGATGTTATTATTATAG GTGGATATTATGGATCAGGGCGCCGAGGAGGAGAG GTTGCACAGTTTTTAGTTGGTCTTGCAGTGTCTTCAGATGATAATAGTCACCCCAAAAG GTTTCTTTCTTTTTGTCGAGTCGGTACTGGTCTCTCCGATGAAGAACTTGCAACTCTAGTCGCGAAACTGAAGCCCCACTTTAG CAAAAGTGGGACCCCCAAAAAAACACCCAGATTTTATGAAGTAACAAACAATTCGAAGGAGCGCCCAGATGTTTGGATAGAAAGCCCTGATAA GTCAGTCTTACTATCTATAACAAGTGATATTCGAACAATCAAATCTGAG GTATTTGCTGCCCCATACTGCTTGAGGTTCCCCCGCATTCAACGAGTGAGATATGATAAGCCATGGCATGAGTGCCTTGATGTGCAAT CATTTGTGGAGATCGTGCATTCAAGTAATGGGTCAATGCACAAGGCAGAAGATGATAAGAGTCTGAAAAATGACAACTTAaagaacccaaaaataaacaaaaggggtgAGAAAAAGAATGTATCAATCATCccttcacatcttatgaagactgACATATCAGGCTTAAAGGGCGAAACCCTGATTTTTGCAAACACGATGTTCT ATTTTGTGAACACCCCTCCGTCATATAACCTCGACTATTTCCATAAACTGGTTGTGGAGAATGGAGGATCTTTCTCGATGAATCTTAATGACTCTGTTACTCACTGCATAGCAGCGGAGAAGAAAG GTATCAAATATCAAGCGGCCATACGCCATGGAAGGATCATTCATTATTCCTGGATCTTGGACTGTTGCAAGCAAAAACTACTACTTCGTTTGCAACCCAA GTATATCCTCTTCCTTGCAGATTTTGCCAGACACAAATTTCCTGAAGAGATCGACTTGTACGCTGATTTTTACTACTGGGACATTGACGTTTCTGACCTGAAGCAG ATTTTCATCAACATGGACAAAGTTACTGTCGATCCAAGCATGGTACATCGGTACAAAAAGAAGTATTATGCAGATGAAAGATTCTGCTTCTTCCAGGGTTGCCGCGTTTACTTGTATCATGCACCTTTAGT GAACGAGGACTACAACGTAATATCTGATCTTGCACTAAAGAGGGTGAAGCAGGACCTTACAATGCATGGTGGTCAGTGTTGCAGCAGCCTTGCTCCTGCTACCCATTTGGTTATAGTTTCAGTTCTTGAGGTGTACAATTTTGACATATTGTACAAGAG CTTCTCTCCAGCTGAGAGGCGTTACCTACATGACAAAAGATTGCATGTTGTCAGTAACAAGTGGTTAGAAGATTCAGTGGAGAAACAAATGAAACTGCCTGAAACGGCCTACAACCTTAAACCGGATACATTAGAAGAAATACAAATCGAAAGGAG TGAGGAGAAGGCCCATCCCTCTAATGACAAGACTGCTGAAAATGAggaggttgaaatatctcatgttaAACATGCAAGGAAAAGGGGCAGAGCGGCCAGCAGTAGTTCGAGAACTGTACGGGCTGCTCCTAGGCCGGTCCGAACAACAAGGGCTAGAAGAGGAAATAAGCAGGCAAAAATAGATGACGGTGAACCTGAAGAAAACGGTCCTGGTGAAACAGGTCAAGATGATGAAAAGTCGAACACCGATCACATCTCCAGGATGGAAGAAGATAACAGTGACAAGGACCAACGACCACCTCGAGCTGCTCCTAGACCAGTTCGAAGAACAAGTGCTAGAAGAGGAACCCGGCAAGCAAAAATAGACTATCGTGAATCTGACGAAAGCGGCCCTGGTGAAACAGGTGAAGAAGATCAAAAGCTGGGCACAGATTCCGTCGTAAAGATGGAAGAGGATAGCCTGGATGAAGACCAAGGACCGCCTGCAGGTGCCCAGTTCATCACATTGGACGAGCGGGAGCCCAAAGTCGTCAAATTGAGTGCGGCGGGGGAGACGACAAGCAGTCCAAAGTACGAAAGCAAAGAAACCTcccaaagaacagacgctggtgaAGGAGCAAGCATGGCAGGTGATAAGATAGAACAGATGGTGGATCCTCTGCATGCGATGCTCCTCGACATGATACCGTCGCTTAGGGAAGACACAAGCAGCGATCCCCTGGCCAAAGTCGAGCATGACCCACCTCGTGCAAGAAGCTCCGTGTCGGATCACAGGGTTCCAGTGCCCGGGACAGGAAGTTCTGCATCGAATCCCGTGGCCCCGGCACCGCGGGCAGGAAGTTCGTCATACAGTGTGGGGGTTCCAGCACCAGATCCAAATCCCGCGGCTCCGAAGAAGAAAAAGGTTAGCTACAAAGATCTGGCCGACGAGTTTCTGAAAGATTTGTGA
- the LOC123427686 gene encoding CAP-Gly domain-containing linker protein 1-like isoform X2, with translation MAFKQVFCALREVFPQVDLRILKAVASQYSSDVDAAVGFVLSDVIPAVSEPTETVFTLQDVEYAEHDHADSRKSNLHSGGTTLVDLGTKEDASGLFGTSAVEDKVVINETRIPTTVMNSLLQEHYALVGLSSTSATEPHMIEYEQSDSGGCNDHCAAEKDEVTPETEIGNHKHSNDNYELSDLLASSGNMLPLFIESPSDCAVKHGGQVALKLSDEVTRHDFAKSEDNCYLETLLVNFHSKEDKQTSKNLPIALTVHTLSNPKDNNDLQILFENKDNAVEELGALCTAENTPELHKSANDGNLYNLFGDLCTADETTKVPLNSTEEENEQSLYKLYDQHKLFDLFASSKIVDNSLQAFQEKGDSETVHNEELSSIHLNNRGTFTSTCNFDGDKHYSLCPMVELDADQPNEGWMMPGADKSEGFLDNSTQPFHITEINKNISDITKSKELLSCLYESTIMKMKEVELQEEKSRLAKQNADKAHQNFLAMAEHFNQLIENSKESNDKQAQVVCEENCSLVALTQNLQSKLTKLAAQRNEALAAVQEIKFQLDARLATSMEEEATAREQIIQEDKLALLVRKEKEATMGSIMEESRKLQKEAEENILLREQLLDRGHIIDIMQGEISSIHARVSKLKSALVTTSSSANSSHKDDCKSASVDIDRPLGGDENRDDQDHTTSSDDDEWEVLEAN, from the exons ATGGCATTCAAGCAGGTCTTCTGCGCCCTGCGAGAGGTCTTCCCGCAG GTTGATCTTCGAATATTGAAGGCTGTAGCCAGTCAGTATTCGTCTGATGTCGATGCAGCTGTTGGATTTGTTCTTTCCGATGTCATTCCAGCAGTAAGCGAACCTACCGAAACAGTTTTTACACTCCAAGATGTTGAGTATGCAGAACACGACCATGCTGACT CCAGGAAGTCTAACTTACATTCTGGAGGGACAACATTGGTGGATCTAGGAACTAAAGAGGATGCCAGTGGCCTATTCGGAACTTCAGCT GTCGAGGATAAGGTGGTGATAAATGAAACAAGAATTCCTACAACAGTGATGAACAGCCTTCTTCAGGAGCATTATGCTCTGGTTGGATTGTCATCGACATCTGCAACGGAGCCACATATGATAGAGTATGAGCAGTCTGATTCAGGAGGATGTAATGATCATTGTGCAGCTGAAAAAGATGAAGTAACTCCAGAGACTGAAATAGGCAACCACAAGCATTCCAATGATAATTATGAGCTATCAGATTTGCTTGCCTCTTCTGGGAATATGTTGCCATTATTTATTGAGAGCCCTTCAGATTGTGCAGTGAAACATGGAGGGCAAGTGGCTCTGAAACTCTCTGATGAGGTAACTAGACATGATTTCGCCAAGTCAGAAGATAACTGTTACTTGGAAACCTTACTTGTGAATTTTCACTCAAAGGAAGACAAACAAACATCAAAGAACTTGCCAATTGCTCTAACTGTCCATACGCTCTCCAACCCAAAGGATAATAATGACTtacaaattctgtttgaaaacaaagataatgctGTAGAAGAGTTGGGTGCACTCTGCACTGCCGAAAATACCCCTGAACTCCACAAGTCAGCAAATGATGGCAACTTATACAATTTATTTGGCGATCTATGCACAGCTGACGAGACAACAAAAGTACCTTTGAATTCTACTGAGGAGGAAAATGAGCAGTCTTTGTACAAGCTATATGATCAACACAAGCTATTTGACTTATTTGCCTCATCCAAAATCGTCGATAATTCATTACAAGCCTTTCAAGAAAAGGGTGATTCTGAGACAGTTCATAATGAGGAGCTATCTTCAATACATCTCAATAATCGTGGAACTTTTACTAGTACGTGCAATTTCGATGGTGATAAGCACTACTCCTTATGCCCAATGGTTGAGCTTGATGCAGATCAGCCTAACGAAGGATGGATGATGCCTGGTGCAGATAAAAGTGAGGGATTTCTCGATAACTCCACTCAGCCATTTCATATCACTGAAATAAACAAGAATATTTCTGATATCACTAAAAGCAAG GAATTATTGAGCTGTTTGTATGAATCAACAATCATGAAAATGAAAGAGGTTGAGCTTCAGGAGGAAAAGTCTCGACTAGCAAAACAAAATGCTGACAAGGCACATCAAAATTTTCTTGCCATGGCAGAGCACTTTAATCAGCTCATTGAGAATTCCAAAGAGTCAAATGATAAG CAAGCTCAAGTAGTGTGTGAAGAAAATTGTTCGTTGGTGGCTCTCACTCAGAACCTTCAGTCTAAGCTTACCAAATTGGCTGCTCAAAGAAACGAAGCGCTTGCAGCTGTTCAGGAG ATTAAATTTCAACTAGATGCACGTCTAGCAACTTCGATGGAGGAAGAGGCTACAGCAAGGGAGCAAATTATTCAAGAAGATAAATTAGCTCTATTGGTACGTAAAGAGAAGGAAGCTACAATGGGGAGCATAATGGAGGAGTCAAGAAAGCTCCAAAAGGAAGCCGAAGAGAACATTTTG CTGAGAGAACAATTGTTGGACCGGGGTCACATCATTGATATCATGCA AGGAGAAATATCAAGCATCCACGCCCGTGTAAGCAAGCTTAAATCAGCCTTGGTGACAACTAGCAGCTCAGCTAATTCTTCCCACAAGGATGACTGCAAGAGCGCGTCAGTTGACATAGACCGTCCTTTGGGGGGCGATGAGAACAGAGATGATCAGGACCATACCACATCTTCTGATGACGACGAATGGGAAGTGCTAGAAGCAAATTAA
- the LOC123427686 gene encoding CAP-Gly domain-containing linker protein 1-like isoform X3, translated as MAFKQVFCALREVFPQVDLRILKAVASQYSSDVDAAVGFVLSDVIPAVSEPTETVFTLQDVEYAEHDHADSRKSNLHSGGTTLVDLGTKEDASGLFGTSAVSSGTFCECNPFSDYDGPFHSNNKIEKCSQVEDKVVINETRIPTTVMNSLLQEHYALVGLSSTSATEPHMIEYEQSDSGGCNDHCAAEKDEVTPETEIGNHKHSNDNYELSDLLASSGNMLPLFIESPSDCAVKHGGQVALKLSDEVTRHDFAKSEDNCYLETLLVNFHSKEDKQTSKNLPIALTVHTLSNPKDNNDLQILFENKDNAVEELGALCTAENTPELHKSANDGNLYNLFGDLCTADETTKVPLNSTEEENEQSLYKLYDQHKLFDLFASSKIVDNSLQAFQEKGDSETVHNEELSSIHLNNRGTFTNKSEGFLDNSTQPFHITEINKNISDITKSKELLSCLYESTIMKMKEVELQEEKSRLAKQNADKAHQNFLAMAEHFNQLIENSKESNDKQAQVVCEENCSLVALTQNLQSKLTKLAAQRNEALAAVQEIKFQLDARLATSMEEEATAREQIIQEDKLALLVRKEKEATMGSIMEESRKLQKEAEENILLREQLLDRGHIIDIMQGEISSIHARVSKLKSALVTTSSSANSSHKDDCKSASVDIDRPLGGDENRDDQDHTTSSDDDEWEVLEAN; from the exons ATGGCATTCAAGCAGGTCTTCTGCGCCCTGCGAGAGGTCTTCCCGCAG GTTGATCTTCGAATATTGAAGGCTGTAGCCAGTCAGTATTCGTCTGATGTCGATGCAGCTGTTGGATTTGTTCTTTCCGATGTCATTCCAGCAGTAAGCGAACCTACCGAAACAGTTTTTACACTCCAAGATGTTGAGTATGCAGAACACGACCATGCTGACT CCAGGAAGTCTAACTTACATTCTGGAGGGACAACATTGGTGGATCTAGGAACTAAAGAGGATGCCAGTGGCCTATTCGGAACTTCAGCTGTGAGTAGTGGCACTTTTTGTGAATGTAATCCATTTTCGGATTATGATGGCCCATTCCACAGTAACAACAAGATAGAAAAATGTTCCCAGGTCGAGGATAAGGTGGTGATAAATGAAACAAGAATTCCTACAACAGTGATGAACAGCCTTCTTCAGGAGCATTATGCTCTGGTTGGATTGTCATCGACATCTGCAACGGAGCCACATATGATAGAGTATGAGCAGTCTGATTCAGGAGGATGTAATGATCATTGTGCAGCTGAAAAAGATGAAGTAACTCCAGAGACTGAAATAGGCAACCACAAGCATTCCAATGATAATTATGAGCTATCAGATTTGCTTGCCTCTTCTGGGAATATGTTGCCATTATTTATTGAGAGCCCTTCAGATTGTGCAGTGAAACATGGAGGGCAAGTGGCTCTGAAACTCTCTGATGAGGTAACTAGACATGATTTCGCCAAGTCAGAAGATAACTGTTACTTGGAAACCTTACTTGTGAATTTTCACTCAAAGGAAGACAAACAAACATCAAAGAACTTGCCAATTGCTCTAACTGTCCATACGCTCTCCAACCCAAAGGATAATAATGACTtacaaattctgtttgaaaacaaagataatgctGTAGAAGAGTTGGGTGCACTCTGCACTGCCGAAAATACCCCTGAACTCCACAAGTCAGCAAATGATGGCAACTTATACAATTTATTTGGCGATCTATGCACAGCTGACGAGACAACAAAAGTACCTTTGAATTCTACTGAGGAGGAAAATGAGCAGTCTTTGTACAAGCTATATGATCAACACAAGCTATTTGACTTATTTGCCTCATCCAAAATCGTCGATAATTCATTACAAGCCTTTCAAGAAAAGGGTGATTCTGAGACAGTTCATAATGAGGAGCTATCTTCAATACATCTCAATAATCGTGGAACTTTTACTA ATAAAAGTGAGGGATTTCTCGATAACTCCACTCAGCCATTTCATATCACTGAAATAAACAAGAATATTTCTGATATCACTAAAAGCAAG GAATTATTGAGCTGTTTGTATGAATCAACAATCATGAAAATGAAAGAGGTTGAGCTTCAGGAGGAAAAGTCTCGACTAGCAAAACAAAATGCTGACAAGGCACATCAAAATTTTCTTGCCATGGCAGAGCACTTTAATCAGCTCATTGAGAATTCCAAAGAGTCAAATGATAAG CAAGCTCAAGTAGTGTGTGAAGAAAATTGTTCGTTGGTGGCTCTCACTCAGAACCTTCAGTCTAAGCTTACCAAATTGGCTGCTCAAAGAAACGAAGCGCTTGCAGCTGTTCAGGAG ATTAAATTTCAACTAGATGCACGTCTAGCAACTTCGATGGAGGAAGAGGCTACAGCAAGGGAGCAAATTATTCAAGAAGATAAATTAGCTCTATTGGTACGTAAAGAGAAGGAAGCTACAATGGGGAGCATAATGGAGGAGTCAAGAAAGCTCCAAAAGGAAGCCGAAGAGAACATTTTG CTGAGAGAACAATTGTTGGACCGGGGTCACATCATTGATATCATGCA AGGAGAAATATCAAGCATCCACGCCCGTGTAAGCAAGCTTAAATCAGCCTTGGTGACAACTAGCAGCTCAGCTAATTCTTCCCACAAGGATGACTGCAAGAGCGCGTCAGTTGACATAGACCGTCCTTTGGGGGGCGATGAGAACAGAGATGATCAGGACCATACCACATCTTCTGATGACGACGAATGGGAAGTGCTAGAAGCAAATTAA